In Treponema sp. OMZ 798, the following proteins share a genomic window:
- a CDS encoding lipoprotein 17-related variable surface protein, translated as MKTILNNIMAAAIICCIFLFAGCPNSAIPKTDINSNAPLNPQRQPGDLLKEDIMSAFALTKGNITASDAAKKIRDTDPSEGSVLTFTEKAITAYDDKAGTFTVKVKGTKGEKSFEKELTFTGFENPYAKIFPSLSAAELDFSDAIEHNKTLDTFISDAAGNSALLKKLSFSDDNAGTLSLGVHDRYSLAAALEKNGDKIKIIPVYKVKYLKKEAGESETSTETDRSALFARLGADLTKPYFSKEDVFRYLINKTDDGIINVSADVFGSEYYAFAKHLRVTPARLINDAHIQTIMARYNREGGQFNMEMDTALFHPENEGIKADDIEGTLEITYCIAEKEQIAEMLSSKPDPSVRRITVTKTAKAAGFKKIPKDNIASLFNFSVKVKDDPNSRQKWQHKVFENYRFLSEQYDTEREMTMFALENPLQKTAVSAFYLEVNGREPEDVLAFNEPISYSKTADGKHIFIKYVYLNKESGSDKLKVHINFTGEGEEIALEVSPEYVIGN; from the coding sequence ATGAAAACAATATTAAACAATATAATGGCAGCTGCTATAATATGCTGCATTTTTTTATTTGCGGGATGCCCTAATTCGGCAATACCGAAAACTGATATAAACTCAAATGCACCGCTTAATCCGCAGAGACAGCCGGGCGATTTGTTAAAAGAGGATATTATGAGCGCCTTTGCTTTAACAAAGGGAAATATAACCGCCTCCGATGCGGCAAAAAAAATCCGTGATACGGATCCTTCTGAGGGTTCGGTGCTGACCTTTACCGAAAAAGCAATTACCGCCTACGATGATAAGGCCGGAACCTTTACCGTAAAGGTAAAGGGCACAAAAGGAGAAAAGTCCTTTGAAAAAGAATTGACCTTTACAGGCTTTGAAAATCCCTATGCAAAGATTTTTCCTTCCCTAAGTGCAGCAGAATTGGATTTTTCGGACGCTATAGAGCACAATAAAACATTGGATACCTTTATTTCGGATGCGGCCGGTAACTCCGCTCTTTTAAAAAAGCTGTCTTTCAGTGATGATAATGCCGGCACTCTCAGTTTGGGAGTTCATGACCGTTACAGCTTAGCCGCGGCATTGGAAAAAAACGGAGATAAAATAAAAATAATACCCGTATATAAAGTAAAATATTTAAAAAAAGAAGCGGGAGAGAGCGAAACTTCAACGGAAACGGATAGAAGTGCTTTATTTGCACGCTTGGGAGCCGACCTTACAAAGCCCTATTTTTCGAAAGAAGATGTGTTTAGGTATCTTATAAACAAAACCGATGACGGTATTATCAATGTATCTGCCGATGTGTTCGGTTCGGAATATTATGCTTTTGCAAAGCACCTTAGGGTAACACCTGCGCGTCTTATAAATGATGCCCATATACAAACAATTATGGCCCGTTATAATCGGGAGGGCGGACAGTTCAATATGGAGATGGACACGGCTTTATTTCATCCGGAAAACGAAGGTATAAAGGCGGATGATATTGAAGGAACTCTGGAAATAACTTATTGTATTGCCGAAAAGGAACAAATCGCAGAAATGCTTTCTTCCAAACCCGACCCTTCCGTACGGCGCATAACCGTAACAAAAACGGCAAAGGCGGCAGGGTTTAAAAAGATTCCTAAAGACAATATAGCGTCTTTATTTAATTTTTCCGTAAAGGTAAAAGATGACCCAAATTCGCGTCAAAAATGGCAACATAAAGTTTTTGAAAACTACCGCTTTTTATCGGAACAATACGATACCGAAAGAGAGATGACGATGTTTGCGCTGGAAAATCCCTTACAAAAGACAGCGGTTTCCGCATTTTATTTGGAAGTAAACGGCAGGGAACCTGAAGACGTTTTAGCCTTTAACGAGCCTATATCCTATTCAAAAACGGCGGACGGTAAACATATTTTTATAAAATATGTTTATTTGAATAAAGAAAGCGGAAGCGATAAACTCAAAGTACATATAAACTTTACCGGTGAAGGCGAAGAAATCGCTTTGGAAGTAAGTCCGGAATATGTCATCGGGAATTAA